Genomic window ([Empedobacter] haloabium):
GGTGTAGAAGGCGAGGGCGGCGCCCTTGCTGCTGCCGCGATGGTCGAACCATTCCATGACGGCGCAGTACGACAGCTCCGGCAGCTTTTTCGCGATATGGGGTAACTTTCTCCAGCTCAATTTTGCCTCCGCAAAAACAAAAAGGGGCAAGCGCCCCTTTTTGCATGGATGATCGCGGCCGGCCACGCGGACCGGCTGCGGCGTGTGTGCTTACTGCACGCGGCGTTCGATGGTGATCTGTTCGACTTCGACGCGGCGGTTCGGTTCCAGGCACTTGATCAGGTCGGCGCGCTTCTTGTCGTTGCACTGCACGACCGGCTCGTCCTCGCCCTTGCCCTGGGTTTCCAGGCGATCCGAGGCGACGCCCTTGCCGACCAGGTACTGCTTGACGGCGGCGGCGCGCTGTTCGGACAGCTTCTGGTTGTACTGCTTCGAACCGATACGGTCGGCGTGGCCGGTGATCGTGATGCCGGTCAGGCTGGTGTTTTCGTTCAGCACGCGCGCGATGTCGTCCAGCTTCGGCTGGTCGCCGCGCAGTTTCGCCTTGTTGAACTCGAACAGTTCGGTGGCCGACATCGTCACTTTCTCGAAGCGGGCTGGTGGCGGTGGCGGCGGAGCGACCGGGGCTGGCTGCTCGGCGATCGGGGTCGGTGCCGGCGCTGGTGCCGGGGCCGGCGCGGCTTTCGGCGACGGGCCGAACGCGAAGTTGAAGCCGACGTTGGCCACGACGTTGTTGGAACGGTCGTGACGGAATTCATCGGAGCCGATGAAGCCGTACACGCTGCGCACGTCCGCCTGGAACGAAACGCGGTCGTTGATGACGGACTGGAA
Coding sequences:
- a CDS encoding OmpA family protein, which codes for MNKTKNIAIAAALLCASFAAQAQEADINPNWYFQPSVLGLKPDSDWATDKTGYGAGLKFGKAVAPNWDIQMGYTYGRSRENGARYEQQTLGVDALYMFSRKTFRPFVLFGIGAERDKENRRGSLAEPHRTSPYVNAGLGFQSVINDRVSFQADVRSVYGFIGSDEFRHDRSNNVVANVGFNFAFGPSPKAAPAPAPAPAPTPIAEQPAPVAPPPPPPARFEKVTMSATELFEFNKAKLRGDQPKLDDIARVLNENTSLTGITITGHADRIGSKQYNQKLSEQRAAAVKQYLVGKGVASDRLETQGKGEDEPVVQCNDKKRADLIKCLEPNRRVEVEQITIERRVQ